A part of Polynucleobacter sp. MG-Unter2-18 genomic DNA contains:
- a CDS encoding TetR/AcrR family transcriptional regulator yields MTMSFERDSSTRSSIASEGAPSTAPARRRMSTADRKRQILDRAIQYFAKHGIDGQLRNLTKGLGITHTLLYHYFPTKDALIKAVYEDVFESRWKPEWEQLLDDKNLSPEEKFNAFYIDYSNTVLTYDFVRILIFSGLSDHSISDRFFELLRDRLLPRLIRETRKHCGRSSRSKPSQRELEFLMGLHGGIFYIGMRRWIYGQAIYDSGNPHTEQEIIQDRISSYLTSAKTLFNTGKK; encoded by the coding sequence ATGACAATGAGTTTCGAACGAGACAGCAGCACGAGAAGTAGCATCGCTTCTGAAGGCGCGCCATCTACTGCGCCTGCACGTCGCAGAATGAGCACTGCGGATCGTAAGCGTCAGATTTTGGATCGTGCCATCCAGTACTTTGCAAAGCATGGAATTGATGGCCAACTCAGAAACTTAACAAAGGGATTGGGTATTACCCACACCCTGCTCTATCACTACTTCCCCACCAAGGATGCTCTAATCAAAGCAGTCTATGAAGATGTCTTTGAGTCACGCTGGAAGCCAGAGTGGGAGCAACTGCTCGATGATAAGAATCTTTCTCCTGAGGAAAAATTTAATGCCTTCTATATCGACTACTCAAACACAGTACTGACCTATGATTTTGTACGTATTTTGATTTTCTCGGGCCTAAGCGATCATTCAATTAGCGACCGATTCTTTGAGTTATTGCGCGATCGCCTATTACCGCGCCTTATCCGGGAAACCCGTAAACACTGTGGTCGTAGCTCGCGCAGCAAGCCTTCGCAGCGAGAATTGGAATTTTTGATGGGCTTGCATGGCGGCATCTTTTATATTGGTATGCGACGTTGGATTTACGGGCAAGCCATTTATGACTCTGGCAACCCGCATACCGAACAAGAAATTATTCAAGATCGTATTAGCTCTTACCTCACTTCAGCAAAAACTTTATTCAATACTGGTAAAAAATAA
- a CDS encoding CoxG family protein: MELNGEQLIAAPIPDVWKGLNDIDVLAKSIPGCEEISRVSPEEIHAKVMFKIGPVRARFSGKLFLSDVIPDQSCSMAFEGSGGAAGFAKGRSRVELKPAEGGTLVSYTTEASIGGKLGQIGGRLISASAKKIADDFFQRFAKELGGEVVPLESDPQE; this comes from the coding sequence ATGGAATTAAATGGCGAGCAGCTCATTGCAGCCCCAATCCCAGATGTATGGAAGGGCTTGAATGATATTGATGTGCTAGCAAAGTCTATTCCAGGTTGCGAGGAAATCAGTCGAGTCTCTCCAGAGGAGATTCATGCCAAGGTGATGTTCAAAATTGGACCCGTCAGAGCTAGATTTTCGGGAAAGTTATTTTTAAGTGACGTCATTCCAGATCAGTCCTGCTCCATGGCTTTTGAGGGTTCGGGTGGCGCTGCGGGATTTGCAAAGGGTCGTTCACGTGTTGAATTGAAGCCTGCCGAGGGTGGGACTCTGGTTTCCTACACGACTGAGGCCTCTATTGGCGGCAAGCTTGGGCAAATCGGTGGGCGACTCATTAGCGCCTCTGCTAAAAAGATTGCGGATGATTTTTTCCAGCGATTTGCGAAAGAGTTGGGTGGTGAAGTAGTGCCACTAGAGTCGGACCCGCAAGAATAA